From Salarias fasciatus chromosome 5, fSalaFa1.1, whole genome shotgun sequence, a single genomic window includes:
- the pde12 gene encoding 2',5'-phosphodiesterase 12 — MWLNGVHQDSYGCLAGFYIGCDGQLRRTFEDVGHKSIGKPVHAKHQRSTHPIGFRGSRDAARRLLCSSPRTLAGACRRLLGGMETASVRCLPGEPKLTISFCLDGSHKHMLRDQDEPLGKVLARIANSITKNQNKAKKSKKNRDQQPSLPVEAAALVKLYRGEDEVPDTVPNSEAWLDGAVLQVGDVKFSVRRNPPSFTAAELPGSLLAGFPVCPKLEVEFGNLQDCQFTWFREDRARASGDDSAEPPHQDGGWSEVGCERVFVPSNQDIGRRLKLSCTPRDGSRSGSTRELVSAGAVEAGPGVCTFDNRHAYTARQAAWPATRVVSYNILADVYAQTDLSKTVLYPYCAPYALQLDYRQNLIKKELAGYNADIVCLQEVDKGVFVDSLTPALDAFGLDGVFRIKEKQHEGLATFYRRSKFRLLSRHDIMLSEALTSDPAHSELLQKVSANDALKDKIVQRSTSLQVSVLEDLNKPGRKLCVANTHLYWHPKGGNVRLVQMGVALRHLGRVISEAAPGAPLIFCGDFNSTPNSGVFQLLTETLVPQQHADWSSSGPEESCSMELPSGFPPLLSAYGRPAYTNYVGGFHGCLDYIFIQPESMQVEQVIPLPSHEEVTTHQALPSVAHPSDHIALVCDLRWSP, encoded by the exons ATGTGGTTAAACGGCGTTCACCAGGACAGCTACGGGTGTCTGGCGGGGTTTTATATCGGTTGTGACGGGCAGCTACGCCGGACGTTCGAGGACGTCGGTCACAAAtcaatagggaaaccagttcatgCGAAACACCAGCGGAGCACTCATCCAATTGGCTTTCGCGGGTCACGTGACGCAG cccgccgcctcctctgctcctctccgcGGACTCTGGCCGGGGCCTGCCGCCGGCTGCTCGGTGGGATGGAGACCGCCTCAGTGCGCTGCCTCCCCGGGGAGCCGAAGCTCACCATCTCCTTCTGCCTGGACGGCAGCCACAAGCACATGCTCCGGGACCAGGACGAGCCGCTGGGCAAGGTCCTGGCCCGCATCGCCAACAGCATCACCAAGAACCAGAACAAAGCCAAGAAGTCGAAGAAGAACCGGGACCAGCAGCCGAGCCTGCCGGTGGAGGCGGCCGCCCTGGTGAAGCTGTACCGCGGGGAGGACGAGGTGCCCGACACGGTGCCCAACTCGGAGGCCTGGCTGGACGGAGCCGTGCTGCAGGTGGGGGACGTCAAGTTCTCCGTGCGGAGAAACCCTCCTTCCTTCACCGCCGCGGAGCTGCCGGGCTCCCTGCTGGCCGGATTCCCCGTCTGCCCCAAGCTGGAGGTGGAGTTTGGAAACCTGCAGGACTGCCAGTTCACCTGGTTCAGAGAAGACAGAGCAAGAGCCAG tGGTGATGATTCggcggagcctccacatcaGGACGGCGGCTGGTCGGAGGTCGGGTGTGAGCGTGTCTTCGTCCCGTCCAATCAGGACATCGGCCGCCGGCTCAAACTGAGCTGCACGCCCAGAGACGGGAGCCGCAGCGGCTCCACGCGGGAGCTGGTGTCTGCGGGGGCTGTGGAGGCCGGCCCGGGCGTGTGCACGTTCGATAACCGTCACGCCTACACGGCGAGACAGGCGGCTTGGCCCGCCACGAGGGTGGTGTCCTACAACATCCTGGCTGACGTCTATGCCCAGACGGACCTGTCTAAGACGGTGCTGTACCCGTACTGCGCCCCCTACGCCCTGCAGCTGGACTACAGGCAGAACCTGATCAAGAAGGAGCTGGCTGGGTACAACGCCGACATCGTCTGTCTGCAAGAGGTCGACAAAG GGGTGTTTGTCGACAGTTTAACTCCGGCGCTGGACGCTTTTGGCCTGGATGGCGTTTTCAGGATCAAAGAGAAGCAACACGAAGGACTCGCGACCTTCTACCGCAG gTCGAAGTTTCGGCTGCTGAGTCGTCATGACATCATGCTGAGTGAAgccttgacctctgaccctgcccactccgagctgctgcagaaggtTTCTGCTAACGACGCCCTGAAGGACAAGATTGTGCAGAGGTCCACCTCCCTGCAG GTCAGTGTCCTGGAGGACCTGAACAAACCCGGCAGGAAGCTGTGTGTAGCCAACACTCACCTCTACTGGCACCCAAAAG GTGGGAATGTTCGCCTGGTCCAGATGGGCGTGGCGCTCCGTCATCTGGGTCGTGTGATCAGTGAGGCAGCGCCCGGAGCCCCGCTGATCTTCTGTGGCGACTTCAACTCCACTCCGAACTCAG GTGTCTTCCAGCTGCTCACTGAGACTCTGGTTCCTCAGCAACATGCGGACTGGAGCAGCTCCGGACCCGAGGAGTCCTGCAGCATGGAGCTGCCGTCGGGGTTCCCCCCCCTGCTGAGCGCCTACGGCCGGCCGGCCTACACCAACTACGTGGGAGGGTTTCACGGCTGCCTGGACTACATCTTCATTCAGCCGGAGAGCATGCAG gtggagcaggtgatTCCTCTGCCCAGCCACGAGGAGGTCACCACACACCAGGCTCTGCCCAGCGTCGCTCACCCCTCCGACCACATCGCTCTGGTCTGCGACCTGCGCTGGAGCCCCTGA